Sequence from the Montipora foliosa isolate CH-2021 chromosome 12, ASM3666993v2, whole genome shotgun sequence genome:
gcagttatgaacgcaatttttacaattgcgtagagaagcctgaaaaattcaggacttcaacggggtttgaacccgtgacctcgcgattccggtgcgacgctctaaccaactgagctatgaagccactgacgttgggagctggtcatttgtgggttctaatggtcccgtgaggaatgaatcaacgatgaaatggtatatgaaatgaatcatatatgaactgcggatatgaaatcaagtgaagctatgatcttcgcagttataaacgcaatttttacaattgcatagagaaccctgaaaaattcaggacttcaacggggtttgaacccgtgacctcgcgattccggtgcgacgctctaaccaactgagctatgaagccactgacgttgggagctggtcaacCCTGgtcaagtcctgaatttttcaggcttctctacgcaattgtaaaaattgcgttcataactgcgaaaatcatagcttcacttgatttcatatccgcagttcatatatgattcatttcatataccatttcatcattgcattaattctttgtaaaaatgcatgcaaagtagattgtgacgtcaaatcaggaatagacccactccccttctgactcggtcgtgaacaaaaggtgcttggattttcgcaactttcgaagcctataaaatgccaggatttgttagaaaaatgaaaaaatggccgcaatgcgtttcgaacagttgcaaagattcattttagcaaaaaaaatattttggagttaggtgcactttaataaATTGACTGACACCCTGTTTCCTAGTATTTTGGAGTAATTGTCTtttggaaggggggggggggggggaggtgcaGTTGAGAGGAAGAATGGGGCTCATCATACACCAAGCCAAGAGTGTACCGATTCACATTATTTAGATGTCCTTTCAGATGCAATAATAAACCTAATTTGGACCTCTCAAAAGAACCTCCAACCAAGCAATGAACAAAGTTCTCTTTTTCTAACACTGTAATTCTTTCTAACAAAGTTAAGATCTTTCAGCAATGCATATTTCAACAGGTTTCCTAAAGACCATaaaaaaaagcttaaaaatgcaaagcaatgtatggcatttttttccaaaatgaagcttaattatctctgaaaaatgcgtggttactcccaggtttctttttggataccaagagtacttgctaagttctgctttctccgcatagttttacactgcgcaaaaatatccctgtattggtaagcaccaccaataggaaacctgagtatcttgagatgcaaaGAACGTTTGCGCAGTAACAATTAagaggcaccgtccttaatagaaAATATCTTTTAATTTGTTGACTTCTCGCAATGAGATGTGAGAAATCTGTGACAAGTTTTGGTTTCCAGCAACGCAATGTTCCGCAGCCTACGATGCTAGGCCAGTAGGTCAACACTGTAACCAGTGAATGATGCAGTCATTACTTTATCAGGTCTGTTTGTTTGGATATTCAAATGTGTACTTTTCAGGCCATTAACTTAAAGTTACTGACAATTTTTGGTCTCAAAACTCAGAAATGGTCTGACCTTTCATCATGACCACCTGGCTACCATGGTGACATTCcatttaactcattgactcccgggggttccccattaaggagtaaaatcgtctggcgttagagtaaatagaaagtctggctggtttagggtGATTTGGGTTTTAAAGGCTAATTTTTCACtcatttttcagtgagtgattaaattacgtacatacatgtacattgtcaTGTCAGAGGAGGTTGCTCTTCAGATCTTTGCCACATAATAATCATCACTGTAAAacaatgcaaattatgctttgTGTTTCTTTTATTACACGTTGTAACAAAATCTTTTTCTGCATGGCAGTCCAGTACCCTCCCTCTAGACTGAGCAAACTGGGCTGTGATTTTGGAACTTCCAAGAGAGGGGGGTTTaaatcattgttttcaattaGTTGGGTTTTTCTGTGTGTTCTATTGTGTGAAAACCGTTTTCGCTTGCTTGGTGAACTTTTAAACCTGCTCCAATCTTGGTATGAGATGGTGGGTTATGTCTATTTCCGTCCTTTTTTGCAGGTTTTACTGCTGTGGCATGGTTTTAGAGACAGAAGAATTCCAATAATGATTTTTCTAAAGTTAACATGCTTCAACCTTAACAACTGGAAAAGTGTGCTACTGGGAGGCTTCAACCACTTCAACCTGAATCAGTTGGAGTTGAAATGGTTGCACCCAACAGAACATAGCCTAACAAtgcttgaaattaaaaaaaaattccaggttgtccctgtttcaaaagccgGGCAACTAAATCCGTAAATTTGCttgccctgataaatgcttggttgcCCATTAGGAAAGCCCCTACAATGTAAGCCGTGTTGAGATCCACACTTACAGCGGCGGTCTAAAACAccgccaaattgagggttttgggttactttcaaaaaggcaaaacaatgaCCAGCAATGAGTGACCTTTGGAATGttacctgtgttttagacccactGTGTTGAGATGCAATCTCATATGTCGTTGGAACTGGGTATCCCATAGTTCTAAAGTGTGCACCTGTGGCTTTTTTGGCATCATGATCGCTAGAAGTGCACAAaaatttgattgacattttGGAAGAATTCATTTACCAGTAAGTGAAATAGGCTTAAGTTTCAGTTCAGTTAACAGCACGTTTTTGAAAGGATGCGAGTCAGCTGCTAACCAGTTTCTGAACACTGATTTGTTCAGTTTCATGAGTTTGTAGTTTGCATAAACCTGTCACAGAAATTGAATAGTTACAGTTGTATTGTATCATCACTGTAAATAAAACATCGATTATCCAATGCACTGTTTCTGCTGTAAACTTTGAAATCGTCGATGCTCCAACTGTCCATTGGGAAGTCTGGGTTTAAATTTGAGCATTTTTGATCTCTACCGCTCACATGCTTGTGCTATTGTCTGttgcattttcctatctgacatttttttgtaaaagccactGATATTCAAACCATGGGAAAATGCTCAGGTGAGGCAAATTAACTATTGTTAACTCATTCCTATCAGACATTGACATTAGAAAATCCAATGGTAAGTCGGGTGCTGCTTATGTAATTCaatttctatttttggctgggttgtccgGTTGCTTTTTCTTCGGGCAACCaggcttttcattttaccaaaaacttgTCACCCGGTAAACTTTCCGGTCATCTGGGACGACCGGACGGCCACTAATTTCTAGCACTGGCCTAAAATTTTGTTTAGAAAGGCAATGCATTTGAACAGACTTACaaacttttattgaatttaGCTCTATAATAATTACTGCAAACGATACAAATAAGATAcctgtttacaaatattttgtataatgtgccaaccactgAAACAAAAGAGCTGTTTCTCCAGCCAAAACAATCTGGTTGGCACAATAACATTGTTTGGCAACAGTGACGATATCTTCACTACTTCAcaaagagatttattttttacaCTTTTAAGAAATCACCCTGAAAGCAACATCTTGTGTTTTCTGTAATAAGCAAAGTGAATCCCATACAAGAGGGCTATCAAGTAATGGATCACTACAGCATCAGAATGAGGGAAAAGGGAAATACATTGCTAAAAATATTAACCACACTTAGTATCTTTCACAATCTACACATGTACTAATGGCATGATACATGACAAAATATAATCTATTTGTTTTGCACCACAAAGTGGAACCTATCAACAGTGACATTTTTCTGTGTTTGCATTTAGCTGTTTGTGAATGTAAAGAAATCAAAAGCTATATTTCAGAAACTGGCCTTTGGGATTCACATGCTTTCCTGTctgcatattttttttttcactactACTACGATTCTCAGTTCAGTATGACACTTGGGAAGTTTGATGACAAAGTTTCAGCATtaagttaccatgttgtcaagggcaacttgcttTGTTTCCAAGGGTAACTTTTTGGGGTTTTACGTCATTTAACTGGTGACTGTCACCAATTTGAATTTAACCTTTACCAATAGTAGATTTTGGCGGGCTTCATTGCTCATGACGTCAAGGCCCTAAAAGTTACTCTGGAAACGaagcaagttgcccttgacaacatggtaacttaAATGCTGAGACTTTATCACCAAACTTCCCTAGCgtcatactcaactgagaatcgtagtaAGCAAAACCCTATTCAAACTATCCTCTccatgttgatcatttttaaTGCAAACACTAGACTGACGACAAGAATTTTAATTACATACCCTTAAATTTAACTTGAGAATATAAATACTTATGAACTGTTACTCCAGAAAGTGTGAATTTAATTTTGATGGCCTCTATTTAACTATCTTTTTTCCCCTTTGTCAAGTGATGTAAAATGCTTTCCCCATGTCTTAGGAGGGCCTCTTCAATAATTAACTAACAAAACTTTGGCAccagttttattttcttttctttgataagTCAAATCTCAAATTCAAATTATAAAGGGGAAAGAAGATATAAAGAAATTAGCAAACATAAAGAAAGGTTTTCATTTGCCATCACATTACTCACAGTGCAGCATCTCAAGTCAATGCTCTGTCAATGCCCCTCTGTGAGTAGTTCTGCAAAAGCTCACACCCACCCCCATCCAAGGAAAAAATGAATAATTCAACTGGTACAGCCTGTAGATAAGGGCATCCTATTTTGTCTTTCAAATGTGCACATTCCGTAACTTGAACCATATGGTTCCTAGATCAATGTCTTTGCCTTGCTACTAACAGCAGCCACCCCCTCCTTGCTTTACTGGTGTACTGGAATCAATTTTGACATTACTAGCCCCAGGTGTTGGTGCTGGTCCCATTCGATTCTTTATTTCTGCTGCCATTGTCATGAATGCCTGCTCTACATTAGTAGCACTCTTTGCACTTGTTTCCAAAAATGGTATCCCCAGTGAATCAGCATATTCCTAATAAAACAAAATCATAAGAAAAAAGCATCAATAAAACAACTGACAGCTAATTAGATCTGGATTGGGTGCCATCCTCCAATATTAAACATTGACTGTATAGCAGACAACAGTGGTGCTATTATCTAAGCTTTCAGTCCAACGTCGTGAGCTGcacccttcgcaattcagtccccAAGACTGCAAAAAAAGGGTGGTTAACTAAGCCATCTATTTTAAGTCTCCTTGTCACATTATTAACTTCCTGCACCATCTTAAGAATCAGCCGGGAGTACTAAGGATCATCAAAACATCGATACCTTTGCTGTTGTAAAGTCCActactttctttgttgtaaggTCGCACTTGTTTCCCACAAGAAGTTTGTTAACATTTTCACAAGCATATCTGTCAATTTCTTGTAACCATTGCTTGACATTGTTAAATGATTCCTACAACATAGAAAAGACAACCAGGTTGAGACTTTGACATGCAGGAATATCACTTGTGATCAATATATTatatgtccaaacaaaagaactcagtcctttttcttcatcagaaaaaaacaataaccaGATATTAAGATGCCAGTTTATATGTTCacacatttgaaaacaatgctcCTCAGCAATTCAAACATACTGAACCATTTCCCACCAATGTGATATCACAAGTCAAATTTGCTGCCACTTAACAACACTTGCAAAATTGAGAAGCTCCTGTGGAAACAGGAAGCCAAAGTGGATTCAAGGTGTTGAACAAGTGCACCAAAAGTAAGATCATTTTAAAAAAGGTGGAGTAAATTTTAACCAGTCAACAAGTTTCATAGTGGTTAAGCACTGAGTGATGGATCAGACATCTTACCCAAAATTCTGTTTGCTTAACACATTGGTGGATAGCTAAATCACatttcaaacaatctttgaTGGAGCACAAAATGTTAGAGATGAGCTAACCAGCAAGGCACACCAGGGCAAGACTGCACAATAAGGCAGATTCTGGTCAACAGTGATgtcctttttttaaaacttctgCCCTTATCTAAGGGGCAGACAGCAGTCAACAAGAAACTCCTGCATGAAAAATTTTCCAAGCTAGAAAGCATGTAATTGCcactaaacattttttttaacttgggtGGTGTCAAATTAAAGGCCTTTAAATTAAACCCTTGATCTTTGTTGCAACAGGAATAAgtcaataaaatgaaaatatgacCAATGTCTAAAACAGGTGCAATGCCAATGAGGACTTTTAGATCGAAGACTGGGACATCAGCTTATTCCCTTTAACTCTTAACCTGTAaaagtccatgtataagccgagGAATCTCCCATTCCTCCACAAGTCACTTTGCCTAatcagggatggcactaggatttttcaatatgggtcctgggacccacatgttcggccaaattggggtccgaagcattttttgggggtcccaaaatcttggtgaccctctgcgagaaaaagagtatgttttaaattatgagaaaaagagagtaaccaacttggaattaatattgacgcatatgcataggactggccgacaaaggctttttctagagccgttacattcattcctggacaagaactctgttaatgaaagagcaccctttccaagggtttacgcatcactggtttcctcccttaggagcaaggaacagtgacgtcttttgctataattatatttgcattcagtgacttgcagagtacattcctctgaagaagaccgcagaaggcggtcgaaaatttagttttaaccttttagATGTTTaaaaccccatttcttagaacttcaattatgatcacagatcgctccaacagttttacaaacaagagaatatactgacaaatcaaagcaagttgtgcgAGTTATTTgagtcagtgccttgcgtcctgggacgcattaaaattttgatgatgcatttttaggattttatttgcgtaaaaatgcatgatttctgcgttaacgcgatccctgctAATTAATATCTTCCCGCCATGTGTGAGAAAATACCAAAATATTCGTGAGGCAAATGGCGAACCGATTCATTGTGACGCCTAGACTCCTCTCCACTCCTCTCCTtcaaagcttggctactaagcactagTGCACATCGTTTCAATTGCCTTTGATTTTTAACTTTATGGAGCATTTTGAAGTGATCATCGTCGAAAAAATTGGCATTGAGACAGCATCttgtgtttcaaaatattcctccattaataagcatcaccaatagggaATCCGAGTTTCTGGAGATGcacagaatgtatgcgcaataacaataggagGCACCGTACAAATTAGCCACGAACATAAATTTGATTCCCTTGgttatacgtattgttctacaaaacaatagtgAAACAATAGTGCAAATGCATGATTAATTTATTCTACATGCATAACGAAGTAGGGACCTGCACAGAAATCATTCCCCattctcatgtaaatgacaacaaatctgagactgggtccagaaatttcaagcctgtatgcttttgggtcagtgatatatttattagacaaaagatATAATATTGTCCTGAAACCGGGCACTAAGTATTTCGAccccgtttcacgtaaacggcTGTAAAAACCTCATATCAGTACAAGTTCGTCCAGGTCTCTTGTGAATGCCCCCTTGGATACCAGTAAATGTACTTTGATTAGTGTGTgcaaaaaaggatttgtccccTTAATTTAAGCACACAAGTTGTCATAACAGAAGGAAAGCTTATTATTTCAAGCGTCAtatacttaacaaatagattccatgttgccgtgcgtctgttcagtaatagatcacagatgacgtcaaaatgtggtaagaacaaaaaagtggcaaacGAGGCGATAGCGGAgtttgtcactgatgttcttaccacattttgacgtcttctgtgatctattactgaacagacccacggtaacatggaatctatttgttttatataagaaagaattaaactttattcgcataaagcTGATGgcgacgtcaatcgtgcgtctgtcctctaatagatcataggcaagaaccaatcaaaatccgtgaataacttggatTATTATATAAAGTCACATACTGTACAGTTGTGAGAAGAATTGTACAAATGTTAAATAAAATTGTAATCAATCGTAAGCAAAACAGCTGATACCATGGCATACCTGGTCTGTGACATCGTAAACGACAATAATTCCATGAGCTCCCCTGTAATAACTGGAAGTGATCGTCCGAAATCGCTCTTGGCCCGCCGTATCCCACTAAAAGGGGGTTAAAAAATCGATTAAAATTTAACTTAATTATAATTCAACGAACGGAGAAACTGTGACTTTGATATATATTTGTTGACTCATCTTTCTGTAATTTCGATAAGATTTCTTTGTAGTACTTACAATTTGCAGCTTTATTGTCTTGCCATCCAAATCTATGGTTCGTATTTTCTAaagggaataaagaaaaaatgaaagaagaaatagagaTTGCGTTTACCTCTTGGCCGCCAAAATTTACCAATCAACTTCAAATAAACTTAGCTTAAATGGATAACTTACAAAGTCCACTCCGATTGTGCTGATGTAACTCTCTGTGTAAGTATCATCCTTCAATTTAAAGCAAAAGTAAAGGTTAATAATGATATAAATAAATGCAAATAACAGTAGCCGGTCCGACGACAATGTCGATTGATACGAGGTGAAAAGAACAAGGAGATCCGACGGAATACCAACCGCGAACCGAAGAAGTAAGCAGGATTTTCCAACTCCAGAGTCTCCGATGAGAAGAAGTTTGAACAAATAATCACTATAAACAAagtaaaagattttaaaaagtcGCTCCATACAGGTAAAGTTCCAACTGGCAAGTCGAATCATCCCTGCAACTCAAAACCCTTTTTAGGAAAACAACGAAGAGGACAAGTTTTGGAAGGATATAATATTATCCTAATCGAAACTTACTATTCGGGATTCAAACCGGCCATGTTAGGCTGTCTGGCTCCCAGTACAACTTCCCGTTAACTTAGCTTTGTGCTAAGTTAAATTTTATACGAAACGATGTACTAGTACCGGCTTATCTCTGTTGAGTCTTGTAAAAGAGGAAGCGAGCCTCTGAGCCCAGCTCGGCGTGGTGCTAACAATAATCCCTGGAGGGGGATGGAGGCAATTGCTTGACTTGGTGACGTCATGTTTCGAAGACGACGTGGCAATTAATATTGGGGCATCGTCTCGTGACTTCCGACGAAGTTAGTTGCGGTATCAGATATTCGTAAGCATGGAACATTTTTCTGACTTTTCTACTTTGAATTGTTACCCACTTCGAATCAGAAAAGTAAGGAGCATTGAAAGTTCGCAACTGTATTTCGACTTTCAAAAACATGGGTCTAATTTTGCCTTACGCTCAAGTATCTTTCACTTACAGAGTGGGAAAGTGTACAACACCTGGGTGACAAATCAATACTTTTACCATTACGTGACTGAAAGAAATTTTCACTTAGACTCCTCTTTCACCCTGACCATGCTCAACTTCCGTTTCATTTTACAATACTCCACTCACATGAACTCTTTGGAACGTATCAAGGTCTCTGACACTGGAGCAGACAGGTGATGTGCCCCTGGGTGTTCTTTCTTTGAGGGGAAAGGGACGAGGCAGGACGAGGCtaatataatatattaatatcatagttaatgcatggagatggttatgaaactcgacaagttcctttgtttgatgtttttgtccgtatttttggccttgaccctgcacaaaacacaccttttttcgatacgataaccaatcaaatccttcgattaaattatgcgcgaCTTATTTGGGAACCAGTGCgagaccaaaacaaaagattgtgcggGGTCACTTTCAATTCAACATCAATTACGACAACATTGTtatcgcttttgaaggttttaaggtttcataaccagtccctcgattaactatgattaATATCTATAGAGAGAGAAAAACGTCATATGTACATGACTGCACAGGAAAATTACCCCCCTCCCCGTTTTTAATGACTTGATTATAATCCCTCACACGACACCGTACCATCCAGTTTCATCGGATACTTAGCTAGTTTCTGTTTCATCAAAAAAGGTACATTTTTGTCTTGTAATTTGTCGAACTTGTGGGAAGTGCAGAAACCGTTGTTCCTCTGTGGTCACCAGTTATTCCGTGTTGACAAACCAGGGAAAAACGACAATTTAGTCAGTTACATGAGCCGGTCAATATTGGTGTAGAATGAAGGTCTGTATTGATTAAGATATGCAATTATTTAAGAGCGATAGTTCTCTCCGCCAAGTGTTCATTTTCAGCATGCTTGTTTTGTCCAATGGGATATGAAAATTCAATCAGAAATTCTGCCGATCTCACTGTGACAGCACGTGAAAAGGAACGGGTATTTGCCTGGACACAGACTATTATCGAGTTAGGATTTTGAgctggattttcgagttggccattgtaaaatgcagactgcagactgtttGTCCTCTCGGAGTAACACGTGACGCGGGTTGAAAGTATGTTGCGTTCGTTGGCGAACACCGTCTCACTTCACCAACCTCATTGAAAACCTCTGACATAATAAACTGAGTTGCAATTTATTATGAAAAAGGAAGCTTTAGAAGCAGTTTTCTCCGCGTACGGAAACTAGGAAT
This genomic interval carries:
- the LOC137979052 gene encoding ras-related protein Rab-1A; protein product: MAGLNPEYDYLFKLLLIGDSGVGKSCLLLRFADDTYTESYISTIGVDFKIRTIDLDGKTIKLQIWDTAGQERFRTITSSYYRGAHGIIVVYDVTDQESFNNVKQWLQEIDRYACENVNKLLVGNKCDLTTKKVVDFTTAKEYADSLGIPFLETSAKSATNVEQAFMTMAAEIKNRMGPAPTPGASNVKIDSSTPVKQGGGGCC